The DNA region CGCACCGTCCGGTACTGAGCGCCGGCGATCTGCCCTGCGGCTCGATCGGGCAGCGCCGATCACCGAGCGTTAACCTTCCGGCCGCACCTCACGGGCCCCGCCCGCGAGGAGATTTCAGTGCCGAAGCGCCTGACCATCACCGTCCCGCACGACCTCGGGACCGCCGAGGTTCGCCGCCGCATCGACCTGCACATGGACTGGGCCTTCCGCCGCCTGGAGGCGGAGAAGATCCAGGTCGAGGCCGAGGACTGGCTCGGCAATCGCCGCGCCTTCTCCGGCAGCGGCTACGGGCAGACGGCGCGCGTCGCGATCCAGGTGGCCGACGACGCGCTGGAGGTCGAGGCGCTGGTGCCCTGGATGGCCGGCCTGTTCGCGCCCGTCATCGAGTCGGTCGGGCGCCACTATGTCGGGCGCCTCCTGTCGGACGAGGCCGCCTGACGCGCGAGCCGGCAGCCGCTCGACCGCGCGGATCGGGACGGCGACCCGTCCGTGGGCGCCCGCGGGGCGGTTGTGGCGCGATCGCGCCGGGGCTAAACGCGCCGGCTCGGTGGCGGCACAGGGGCCCGGATGAGCGA from Methylobacterium sp. NMS14P includes:
- a CDS encoding polyhydroxyalkanoic acid system family protein — encoded protein: MPKRLTITVPHDLGTAEVRRRIDLHMDWAFRRLEAEKIQVEAEDWLGNRRAFSGSGYGQTARVAIQVADDALEVEALVPWMAGLFAPVIESVGRHYVGRLLSDEAA